In the genome of Leptospira licerasiae serovar Varillal str. VAR 010, one region contains:
- the secD gene encoding protein translocase subunit SecD, giving the protein MKSVQWIFVPILVVAASLTLLYPNFAERELELAVRKEFKQLPEETRKDLLSSFAERWKTDYNPKGDWQIEPDPGVFPEQDYYLVKGRFITSAKINQLSQENQELILEPKNKLRPTWVEEYIFGGRPLAIRLGLDLQGGMRVVLKGDFDDYTSKLKDSYTKEIEELTRKKSDASLSEKERKEATDKLKEIDSYFELTPSRKLAELEKAKLIIDNRLTNQNLTEPQVRIQKDQDSIEVSLPGVSNSSQILDIIRNTETVEYRLREPSDPNNQNSRGTYHDAIELEEMKLMNQGKREETEIVKFQNIVKQKLGKDEQDKFLEAMEKKYNIPEKYKLYVKWSRANNPKASLLPREFVVLERAISLDGKDMRNARESYDQNRLTYYVSFSLTSQGAEKFFDITSKNVGRQLAIVWGDKVISDPVIRSPIAGGNAQIDGEFGQKEATDLANVISEGALPIPLNVLEMRFIGPTLGIESIEVGLKAVLLGFALVIVFMLVIYRLSGLVADIALLVNVIVLMALLSLMGFTLTLPGFAGIILTVGMAVDANVIIYERIKEELVAGKHVSAAVAQGFENAFWTIMDSNVTTLISGILMIKLGNGPIKGFAITLCWGIITSLFTSLFLSRMIMDLLVNKLGVRKLQIGFKKLESKNV; this is encoded by the coding sequence TTGAAATCTGTCCAATGGATTTTTGTTCCAATATTGGTTGTAGCGGCGTCATTGACGCTTCTTTACCCGAACTTCGCCGAAAGGGAATTGGAACTCGCAGTAAGAAAAGAATTTAAACAGTTACCAGAAGAAACCCGCAAAGATTTACTTTCTAGTTTTGCGGAAAGATGGAAAACCGATTATAACCCGAAAGGAGATTGGCAGATAGAGCCTGATCCGGGCGTTTTTCCGGAGCAGGACTATTATTTAGTCAAAGGAAGATTTATCACTTCCGCAAAGATTAACCAGCTTTCCCAAGAAAACCAAGAGCTGATCTTAGAACCTAAAAACAAACTTAGACCTACTTGGGTAGAAGAGTATATTTTCGGCGGAAGACCTTTGGCGATCCGATTGGGATTGGACTTACAGGGCGGTATGAGAGTCGTTCTAAAAGGTGATTTCGACGATTATACTTCTAAATTAAAAGATTCTTACACAAAAGAGATCGAAGAACTTACTCGTAAAAAAAGCGATGCTAGCCTTTCCGAAAAAGAAAGAAAGGAAGCCACAGATAAACTTAAAGAGATCGATAGTTATTTCGAATTAACTCCGAGCAGAAAACTCGCAGAGTTGGAAAAAGCAAAGCTCATCATAGACAACCGTTTGACCAACCAAAACCTGACCGAACCTCAGGTGCGTATCCAGAAAGACCAAGATTCCATCGAGGTTTCTTTGCCTGGGGTCAGCAACTCTTCTCAGATCTTAGATATTATCCGAAACACAGAAACTGTGGAATACAGATTGAGAGAACCTTCCGATCCTAATAATCAGAATTCCAGAGGTACTTACCACGACGCCATCGAGTTGGAAGAGATGAAACTCATGAACCAAGGTAAGAGGGAAGAAACCGAGATCGTAAAATTCCAGAATATCGTAAAACAGAAACTGGGAAAAGACGAGCAGGATAAATTTCTGGAAGCTATGGAGAAGAAGTACAATATTCCTGAAAAATATAAATTGTACGTAAAATGGTCCCGGGCAAATAACCCTAAGGCCTCACTTCTTCCAAGAGAATTCGTGGTTCTGGAAAGAGCGATCTCTCTGGACGGAAAGGACATGAGAAACGCTCGTGAGAGCTACGATCAAAATCGACTCACCTATTACGTTTCCTTCTCCTTAACTTCTCAAGGCGCAGAGAAATTTTTCGATATCACCTCTAAAAACGTAGGAAGACAACTCGCAATCGTTTGGGGAGACAAAGTTATCTCCGATCCGGTAATTCGTAGTCCGATCGCAGGCGGTAACGCTCAGATCGATGGAGAATTCGGACAAAAAGAAGCTACCGATCTTGCAAATGTGATCAGCGAAGGTGCACTTCCTATCCCGTTGAACGTTTTAGAAATGAGATTTATCGGTCCTACTTTAGGGATCGAATCCATCGAAGTAGGATTAAAAGCGGTCCTTTTAGGATTCGCACTCGTGATCGTATTTATGCTGGTGATCTATAGATTGTCCGGCCTGGTTGCGGATATTGCACTTCTTGTGAACGTGATCGTGCTTATGGCACTTCTTTCCTTGATGGGATTTACTCTGACCTTACCCGGTTTTGCGGGGATCATCCTCACAGTGGGTATGGCTGTGGACGCTAACGTGATTATCTACGAGAGGATCAAAGAAGAACTTGTCGCAGGAAAACATGTTTCTGCAGCGGTTGCCCAAGGTTTTGAGAACGCTTTCTGGACGATCATGGATAGTAACGTAACCACTTTGATCTCAGGAATCTTGATGATCAAACTAGGAAACGGACCGATCAAAGGATTTGCGATCACTCTTTGTTGGGGTATCATCACTTCCCTGTTTACCTCCTTGTTCTTGAGCAGAATGATCATGGATTTATTGGTAAACAAACTTGGAGTTCGCAAACTCCAGATAGGATTCAAAAAACTGGAGTCCAAAAATGTTTGA
- the secF gene encoding protein translocase subunit SecF, with product MFDFIKYKYISITFSSILILVGFGVTFGKYGGFATSLDFDGGLRAVVEFPENVERKNLEEYFSSKNLEAVLVLMDKDKNDYQIDIGLGSVDQIKQLYIERKGKDSVEAKQASAIDALIGLLQEDFKLEKKKILSANQVGSVVGAELTSTGISLLSLTLFFIMLYLSFRFQFKFALGAILALIHDLVITIAFIGFFQIKPSVPIIAALLTLLGYSINDTIVVFDRIRENAGNLRDAFSQVINLSINQTLARTFNTSVATLISVVAIIIGGAVELYDFAYVLTFGIILGTFSSVFIAAPLVDIYDTLSKRWKRS from the coding sequence ATGTTTGATTTTATAAAATATAAATACATTTCCATTACTTTCTCTTCTATCCTGATCTTAGTCGGGTTTGGAGTTACCTTCGGAAAATACGGCGGGTTTGCCACTTCTTTGGATTTTGACGGAGGTTTAAGAGCCGTTGTCGAATTTCCGGAGAATGTAGAGCGCAAAAACTTGGAGGAATATTTTTCCTCTAAAAACTTAGAAGCTGTTCTGGTACTAATGGATAAGGACAAAAACGATTACCAAATCGATATAGGCCTCGGTTCCGTTGACCAGATCAAACAACTTTATATAGAAAGAAAAGGGAAAGACAGCGTAGAAGCGAAGCAAGCATCCGCGATCGACGCCCTGATCGGCCTTTTACAAGAAGACTTTAAATTAGAAAAAAAGAAAATCCTATCCGCAAACCAAGTAGGTTCGGTGGTAGGAGCCGAGTTGACTTCTACAGGGATCTCCCTTTTGAGTTTAACTCTTTTCTTTATCATGTTGTATCTGAGTTTCCGTTTTCAATTCAAGTTTGCATTGGGAGCGATTTTGGCTCTTATTCATGACTTGGTGATTACAATCGCGTTTATCGGATTTTTCCAGATTAAACCGAGCGTTCCTATCATTGCGGCTCTTCTCACATTGCTTGGATATTCCATCAACGATACTATCGTGGTATTCGATAGGATTCGTGAAAATGCAGGAAACTTAAGAGATGCATTTTCCCAAGTGATCAATCTTTCGATCAACCAAACGCTTGCACGGACTTTCAATACTTCCGTGGCGACATTGATCTCTGTGGTTGCGATCATTATAGGTGGAGCAGTGGAGTTGTATGATTTCGCTTATGTTCTTACCTTCGGGATCATTCTTGGAACATTCTCCTCCGTATTCATTGCGGCTCCGCTCGTGGACATCTACGACACCTTAAGTAAGAGGTGGAAACGCTCTTGA
- a CDS encoding bifunctional diaminohydroxyphosphoribosylaminopyrimidine deaminase/5-amino-6-(5-phosphoribosylamino)uracil reductase RibD, which produces MSFVLPENIREELTRYSFVSTGYSSPNPPVACVLEDADTGEILISASTQKSGQNHAEREAYRLLLEKFPSGKFPSHNAYVTLEPCSHYGKTPPCIDLFLTEKPIRLEYGWRDPNPLVHSQAGLSRLSEIGVKVVENPKLAEISSQFLFGFRSRIERKRPALLLKSSLSKEGYFSSGEGRREKISSSESDTFLSILRAKVDAILVGPNTVRVDDPGLDFRIPSSLPKLAPQIFPRIVTVGANQNIGRNSYKGFSGLIASTLEYSSRSDILEIHKEKEKDYQPIRIFFLPDQDSISDNFLEKQNRINERIGKKNAAFFLDRKKSYEPNFIGKLENLSKFPLEKIDFSDISRILEVLNSWEINTALIEGGNFLYKLFLPILSEDDAILQIRSNVVSFPKGILPEWKGKFSMEWKAELGSDLWELGRCSQD; this is translated from the coding sequence TTGAGTTTTGTCCTCCCGGAAAATATTCGGGAGGAACTGACCCGCTATTCCTTTGTCTCCACCGGATATTCCAGCCCGAATCCTCCGGTGGCTTGCGTTTTAGAAGACGCAGATACAGGTGAGATATTAATCTCCGCATCCACACAGAAGTCAGGGCAAAATCACGCAGAAAGAGAAGCGTATCGTTTGCTTCTGGAAAAATTTCCAAGCGGAAAATTTCCATCTCATAATGCTTACGTAACCTTAGAACCTTGTTCTCATTACGGCAAAACCCCACCTTGTATCGATCTGTTTTTAACCGAAAAGCCGATTCGTTTAGAATACGGTTGGAGGGACCCGAATCCTTTGGTCCATTCTCAAGCCGGATTAAGCAGATTATCGGAGATAGGAGTGAAAGTAGTTGAGAATCCTAAGTTAGCCGAAATCTCTTCTCAATTCTTGTTCGGCTTCAGATCCAGGATAGAAAGAAAAAGACCGGCACTATTACTTAAGTCTTCTCTCAGCAAAGAAGGTTATTTCAGTTCGGGAGAAGGTCGTAGGGAAAAAATCTCTTCTTCCGAATCCGATACATTTCTCTCCATACTAAGAGCTAAGGTGGATGCGATCCTGGTCGGGCCAAATACGGTCCGAGTCGATGATCCAGGCTTGGATTTTAGAATACCTTCTTCTTTGCCGAAACTTGCTCCTCAAATCTTTCCCAGAATAGTGACTGTCGGTGCAAATCAAAATATCGGCAGGAACTCTTACAAAGGATTTTCGGGGTTGATCGCTTCTACCTTGGAATATTCTTCCCGTTCGGATATATTAGAGATCCATAAAGAAAAAGAGAAGGACTACCAACCGATCCGGATTTTCTTTTTACCGGATCAAGATTCGATCAGTGATAATTTTTTAGAAAAACAAAATCGGATCAATGAGAGAATCGGAAAGAAGAATGCAGCATTCTTTTTAGATAGGAAAAAATCTTATGAGCCGAATTTTATAGGTAAATTAGAAAACCTTTCTAAGTTTCCATTGGAGAAGATCGACTTTTCGGATATTTCCAGAATTTTAGAAGTTTTGAATTCATGGGAGATCAACACTGCATTGATAGAAGGTGGAAATTTTCTATACAAACTATTTTTACCTATCCTTAGCGAAGATGATGCTATCTTACAAATCAGATCGAATGTAGTTTCTTTTCCAAAAGGGATCTTGCCTGAATGGAAGGGAAAATTTTCTATGGAATGGAAGGCAGAACTAGGTTCGGATCTTTGGGAGTTGGGAAGATGTTCACAGGATTGA
- a CDS encoding riboflavin synthase, producing MFTGLIECTGKIESIQDTGDGKIFKVATSWKDPDLKNGDSISVNGACHTVTSFQDKGNKFEFYSSYKTLELTNFGSFEVGTKINLERSVQPHTRMGGHFVTGHVDLTGTILLSEEKDSGKVRRFIISHDPTFTKYFAVRGSVTVDGISLTIVDSKPGEFELVLIPETLIVTNASEAWKVGAKVNLEVDLIARYLEQLGKYS from the coding sequence ATGTTCACAGGATTGATAGAATGCACCGGAAAAATCGAGTCTATCCAAGACACTGGCGACGGTAAAATTTTTAAGGTAGCCACCTCTTGGAAAGATCCCGACTTAAAAAACGGGGACTCCATTTCAGTCAACGGTGCTTGTCACACTGTCACTTCCTTCCAGGATAAAGGAAACAAATTTGAATTTTATTCTTCTTACAAAACTTTAGAACTCACTAATTTTGGAAGTTTTGAAGTTGGAACTAAGATCAATTTAGAAAGATCTGTCCAACCCCATACCAGAATGGGAGGTCATTTTGTGACCGGCCATGTGGATCTAACTGGCACCATTCTTCTTTCCGAAGAAAAAGATTCCGGCAAAGTGAGAAGGTTCATAATTTCTCACGATCCAACGTTTACCAAATATTTTGCGGTCCGGGGTAGCGTTACTGTGGACGGAATTTCTCTCACTATCGTAGATTCCAAACCGGGTGAATTCGAATTGGTTTTGATCCCGGAAACTCTTATTGTCACCAACGCATCCGAAGCATGGAAAGTCGGAGCCAAGGTAAACCTAGAGGTAGACCTGATCGCTCGCTATCTCGAACAGCTAGGTAAATACAGCTAA
- a CDS encoding bifunctional 3,4-dihydroxy-2-butanone-4-phosphate synthase/GTP cyclohydrolase II, producing the protein MIGSIEQAIEDIKAGKMIILVDSEDRENEGDLVCAAQFTDKEKVNFMATYGRGLICFPMEGDRLRQLGLNRMVDDLSLGDKHGTAFTVSVDAKNGTTTGISAQDRATTIQVLIDPKTTPSDLMKPGHLFPLQAVSGGVLRRAGHTEASVDLSKLAGLYPAAVICEIMNDDGTMSRLPDLEKFAEKHGLNIYTIEDLIRYRRKKENLIHLEVETTLPTEYGDFTVRAYSTIIDDKVHVALVKGKIDKDEPVMVRVHSECFTGDIFGSGRCDCGPQLHSALSMIAQEGKGILLYMRQEGRGIGLINKLKAYNMQDQGLDTVEANEKLGFAPDLREYGVGAQILKDIGVGKMKLLTNNPRKIVGLEGYGLEVTDRIPIEIKPTGNNHHYLFTKKMRMGHLLGLN; encoded by the coding sequence ATGATCGGCTCCATTGAACAGGCAATCGAAGATATAAAAGCGGGGAAGATGATCATTCTCGTGGATTCCGAAGATCGGGAAAACGAGGGGGATCTTGTTTGTGCCGCCCAATTCACTGACAAAGAAAAAGTGAATTTTATGGCCACCTATGGAAGGGGCTTAATCTGTTTTCCGATGGAGGGAGACAGGCTCCGACAACTCGGTCTGAACAGAATGGTGGACGACCTGAGTTTGGGCGACAAGCATGGGACCGCGTTTACAGTTTCCGTTGACGCAAAAAACGGGACTACCACCGGGATTTCCGCCCAAGACAGGGCTACAACCATCCAAGTACTTATAGATCCAAAGACTACTCCAAGCGACCTAATGAAACCGGGCCATTTATTTCCTTTGCAAGCGGTATCGGGTGGAGTTCTCAGAAGAGCGGGACATACGGAAGCATCTGTAGATCTTTCCAAGCTTGCGGGACTTTATCCTGCTGCTGTGATCTGCGAGATCATGAATGATGACGGAACCATGTCTCGTCTTCCTGACCTGGAAAAATTCGCGGAAAAACACGGACTCAATATTTATACGATCGAAGATCTGATCCGCTACAGAAGGAAAAAAGAAAATCTGATCCATTTAGAAGTAGAAACCACACTCCCTACGGAGTATGGTGATTTTACGGTCAGAGCATATTCTACTATCATCGACGATAAGGTTCATGTTGCATTAGTAAAAGGTAAAATTGATAAAGACGAGCCGGTGATGGTCCGTGTACATTCAGAATGTTTTACCGGAGATATTTTCGGAAGTGGTCGATGCGATTGTGGGCCTCAGCTCCATTCTGCTCTTTCTATGATCGCTCAGGAAGGGAAGGGTATTCTTCTCTATATGAGACAAGAAGGTAGGGGGATCGGTCTGATCAATAAGCTCAAGGCTTATAATATGCAGGACCAAGGTTTGGATACTGTAGAAGCTAATGAGAAGTTAGGATTTGCTCCAGACCTCCGAGAATACGGTGTGGGCGCTCAGATCTTAAAAGATATAGGCGTAGGTAAGATGAAACTTCTCACAAACAATCCTCGCAAGATCGTCGGACTAGAGGGTTATGGTTTGGAAGTTACGGATCGAATTCCAATAGAGATCAAACCTACTGGAAACAACCACCACTACCTATTCACTAAAAAAATGAGAATGGGGCATTTACTCGGACTGAACTAA
- the pdxH gene encoding pyridoxamine 5'-phosphate oxidase: MKNNISDIRNEYSKASLDEKDIGDSPIDFFKTWFDQAVHSEVLEPTAMTLATVRKDGMPDARIVLLKGIENEGFQFYTNYTSAKGKELESNPNACLVFFWAELERQVRIRGKISKVSRENSENYFHSRPFASQIGALASSQSDPVADRSILDKHYEELKLKYEGKTVPLPENWGGYVLEPSEIEFWQGRRSRLHDRILFRKESGSWAKTRLQP, translated from the coding sequence ATGAAAAACAATATCTCCGATATCCGAAACGAATACAGTAAAGCTTCTCTGGACGAAAAAGATATCGGAGATTCTCCCATCGATTTTTTCAAAACTTGGTTCGATCAGGCGGTCCATTCGGAAGTATTGGAACCGACTGCAATGACATTGGCGACTGTTCGAAAAGACGGAATGCCGGACGCAAGGATCGTTCTACTCAAGGGAATCGAAAATGAAGGATTCCAATTTTATACGAATTACACAAGCGCCAAAGGAAAAGAATTAGAATCCAATCCGAATGCTTGTTTGGTATTTTTTTGGGCAGAACTGGAAAGACAGGTCAGGATCAGAGGAAAGATCTCCAAGGTTTCCAGAGAAAATTCAGAAAACTATTTTCATTCCAGACCTTTCGCAAGCCAAATAGGAGCGCTTGCATCTTCTCAAAGCGATCCTGTGGCAGATAGATCTATTTTAGATAAACATTATGAAGAGCTAAAACTAAAATACGAAGGTAAAACCGTACCTTTACCCGAAAACTGGGGAGGATATGTATTAGAACCTTCTGAAATAGAATTTTGGCAGGGACGAAGAAGCCGCTTACATGATCGGATCCTATTCCGAAAAGAAAGCGGCTCTTGGGCAAAAACCAGACTACAACCTTAG
- a CDS encoding prepilin peptidase, which produces MAEYYSEFPSLIFFIWIGGVLVSFSIGSFYSTLAYRILRFYYGKERKVGSKLFRLKKILLEPSACESCGKQIKGRAIIPVLGYWISKKECTNCKAPINPLYSLCEAMFGLLFVVSFLLSGKLLGSFVFLALCGHLLVAASTDFKKFSLDYENLPFILLFGGLANYLLFDSIPGKAELIVYVSFSAVFFLIYFIFPASMGFADAIFAPAFAFLSIHPWWIFFLNSSYGIAIIVTVLKRKKGESLRHVPIPMGVYFSIGLALTFISRMLSNSGLLPNWADLIL; this is translated from the coding sequence TTGGCGGAGTACTATTCCGAATTTCCCAGTTTGATCTTCTTTATATGGATTGGAGGCGTTTTAGTCTCCTTTTCCATAGGAAGTTTTTATTCCACTTTAGCCTATAGAATACTTAGATTCTATTATGGAAAAGAGAGAAAGGTCGGCTCCAAACTTTTCAGGCTTAAAAAGATCTTACTAGAACCTTCCGCCTGCGAATCCTGCGGAAAACAAATCAAAGGAAGAGCGATCATTCCTGTATTAGGATACTGGATCTCCAAAAAAGAATGTACGAACTGTAAGGCTCCCATTAATCCGTTATATTCTCTTTGTGAGGCGATGTTCGGATTATTGTTCGTAGTCAGCTTTCTTCTCTCCGGAAAATTACTCGGAAGTTTTGTATTCCTCGCCTTATGCGGACATTTGCTTGTAGCGGCGAGCACCGACTTCAAAAAGTTTTCTTTAGATTACGAAAATTTGCCGTTCATTCTTTTGTTTGGAGGATTGGCAAATTATCTATTATTCGATTCTATCCCCGGCAAAGCCGAGTTGATCGTGTATGTTTCATTCTCCGCCGTATTTTTCTTAATTTATTTTATATTCCCTGCAAGTATGGGATTTGCCGATGCAATATTCGCTCCTGCATTCGCTTTCTTAAGTATACATCCATGGTGGATATTCTTCTTAAATTCTTCGTATGGGATAGCGATCATAGTCACTGTCTTAAAGAGGAAAAAAGGAGAAAGTTTGAGACATGTTCCGATCCCAATGGGAGTCTATTTTTCGATCGGTCTGGCATTGACATTTATAAGTAGAATGCTCTCAAATTCGGGTTTACTTCCCAATTGGGCTGATCTCATTTTATAA
- a CDS encoding pyridoxal phosphate-dependent aminotransferase has product MSQSTLDYVLAQRIQGLDSSAIRKAFELAGTLKDPINLSIGQPHFPCPPNIIEAGVKALRDGKTAYTLTAGIPELKEALSQKYKQENQIDYASPDRILVTSGISSAFLLLFNSLLNEGDECLVVTPHFLMYPAYIKIYGGKMHTVSEDFQPEDLNVFKDKKLKIIIFSTPSNPTGTVLTKKQLTALAELAEKTGAYLISDEIYEKFDYDKSFLSVGSFYERAITLSGFSKTYSMTGLRLASIVAPAPIIKTLTTLQQYTLVCAPSVTQWMGIEALKTEMQPYIDDYKEKRDYVYENLKDHYQLKKSGGAFYFFLKIKEKDDDFIVRAVKEKSLILVPGYIFVDSKEYIRISFASEWENLKRGITALKELAS; this is encoded by the coding sequence ATGAGCCAAAGTACCCTTGATTATGTACTAGCGCAAAGAATCCAAGGTTTGGATTCCTCAGCCATACGAAAAGCATTCGAACTTGCCGGGACCTTAAAAGACCCGATCAATCTTTCCATTGGACAACCCCATTTCCCTTGTCCTCCAAATATAATAGAAGCGGGGGTTAAAGCGCTGCGCGACGGTAAAACCGCTTATACATTAACTGCAGGAATTCCTGAACTGAAAGAGGCACTTTCCCAAAAATACAAACAGGAAAACCAGATCGATTATGCGAGTCCCGATCGTATATTGGTTACTTCAGGGATCAGTTCCGCGTTTTTACTACTATTCAATTCTCTTTTGAACGAAGGAGATGAGTGCTTAGTAGTAACTCCTCACTTCTTAATGTATCCTGCTTATATAAAAATTTACGGCGGGAAAATGCATACGGTTTCGGAAGATTTCCAACCGGAAGACCTGAATGTATTCAAGGATAAAAAGTTAAAGATCATCATCTTCTCTACCCCATCCAATCCGACAGGAACAGTTTTAACTAAAAAACAACTGACGGCGCTTGCAGAGCTCGCGGAAAAAACGGGAGCTTATCTGATCTCCGACGAGATCTACGAGAAATTCGATTACGATAAGTCTTTTCTGTCCGTAGGATCTTTTTATGAAAGAGCGATCACTCTTTCCGGGTTTTCTAAAACGTATAGTATGACAGGACTAAGACTTGCCTCGATAGTGGCGCCGGCCCCTATCATAAAAACGTTAACTACCTTACAACAATACACTTTGGTTTGCGCACCTTCTGTCACCCAATGGATGGGAATAGAAGCACTCAAAACCGAAATGCAACCTTATATAGACGATTATAAGGAAAAAAGGGATTATGTTTACGAAAATCTAAAGGACCATTACCAGCTTAAAAAAAGCGGCGGTGCGTTCTACTTCTTCTTAAAAATAAAGGAGAAGGACGACGACTTTATCGTAAGAGCAGTAAAAGAAAAAAGCCTGATCTTAGTGCCTGGTTATATATTCGTAGATTCCAAAGAATATATTCGGATCAGTTTCGCTTCCGAATGGGAGAATCTGAAACGAGGCATAACAGCGCTAAAAGAACTGGCGTCTTAA